The genomic window ttttattttattgtattttatagaaTTTAACTCTcttatttacattgtttttgtttattaccACCTGTTTTATACTGCCTGCAGCCTGCGCATAAATATCTAGTTTAAATTCCTATTTTAACTgtgaacaaaatgtcaaatataatcTTGAAATATTGAAAGTATGCTTCAAATTAGCTttaattaactttatttatttatttatttattttgtacttaCTTAAAGCTTAATcattcaattttaattttgagTAGAATAGTTTAGTATTATTTCCACCTCTGCCTGAATTCCCTTGCCTGTAACGTGCAGTATCGCCCTAATACGCATGGTGGCAGCAGATAGTCACGTTGACTCCAGTCTGTTAATCATCGCCTGGGACTGCAGCCGCAGTGAAGGGAGTAACTGCAGATATTTAACATCTAACTGTGGGAAGTAGATGGTTTTGGTGTAGTTTTAAGTGAACGCATTATTAATGACAGTAGAGACCCCACTGATGCGGTGTGTACCACTTCAGTGCTCGGTCAGTGTGTGGGGAAGGACAGCCGCCCCCATGTTGGAGGGGCGGTAGTCTGGAGCTGTAACTGTCTTCTCTCCTGTCGTCACAGCACTTCACCATAAACACTCAGTGCCTGCCGCCGCCGGCGAGACCGTCCACTTTCCCCACAACGTACATGACGACTAACGGCGCCCTGAGTGACAAAATGGCCACGGACAACTTGGAGATGAACAGTGATGCTGACCGAAACGGCGAGGCGGAGGTAAGACGGCGCCGGTACCCGTTATTTAGCGACAAGAATACGGCGTTTTCTGTTCAGTCACGGTTAATAAGCTCCGCTAATACCAGCCACAGACACGCTGAGCTCAGGGTGACTTCTCACGGTCTCTCACAGGGAGAGAAAACCCTTTCccatcatccattcacacacacacacacaccgttaaTATGATGGTATGTTATACAAACTGTAATGTAACTGCTTGAGCTTTAACTCACCTCTAATTTCAGCTAATGCACAGTtatgtggtgtttgtgttgtgaggaGACTCTCTCGGTCTGCTGTTACATTCTAAAGCTCGGGTTACACATGATGACAGGATTTATTCACTGACTGAGGATCATTGTGTGGGTGCAGTGAGCAATCATTTGGAGtttaccctcctcctcctcctcttcctcctttacCCGTGGGTCAGGTCAACCTGTGACCCGGATCGGGGCCATGGTTAGTGGgttaaaattcaaatgtaatgttaAAACATTCAGGAATGTCtgtattaacatttaaaaacttcaTTTTTAAGTCTGTGCTCATGGAGCTCATACATACAATTCTATTGTATTATGGTTATCATAGAAATCCATCATAAAATagatgaaatcattttttttaaacaaattgtaatgtctgttttaatgtaattaaaaatcagaaaagacagaaaaaaaaatcctctctAAAACGTAAACACACAGTCTGTAATTTCAGATTCTCTCATCCATAAATAATAACTAAAGACTTGTTAGATGACATCATGGGAATGGTCTGGTCTAGGTTTGAGTTTGGGTGCAAGTAAACTACAAAATAGGTTATTAAATTAGACTTAGCATGAAATGTTAagttaatcatttaaaatgactgaacaCAGCATTTTAGTGAAGAGACAAATGTATTCTAATGACAaaataagttaataaataatcaGTTACCTGTTATCAAACACCTGGCTGGGTTATCATCTGTGTTTTCACCACAGGAACTAGGAACTAAAGAAGTAGTGGGAAGTACCacttgttagtttgtttttttctatactACAGATCACATACCCTATCCAGAGcccgcctttcgccccatgtcagctggcaGCAGGTGGATGCTAACATTTTATACTGTTAATAGGTTAGAGCGCcaataaaacttaaaatagGTAGTGATTTATAAGTAGTTATAACCAGAGTACTTAAAATGGGAgaagtaaaatacatttttacatagcAATAAATGCTGCTTAATGTAGTAATAGAAGTTATTAACccagataaaaatgtcaaatctgatacaatccaaaaatccgcCATGTCACATGCTTCACaatgcacagaaaaaaatgtaaataaaagtcaacaaaagcattttagctgagtcatgttaggactgtttatttcttctttttctgtgtaactatctttgttattattaattaattatgtctttgaaatgactttgCACTAATGTGTTATTTACAGCTGTTTACATACTGTCTGTATCAGACTCTGTGATATCCCTATTATTAATAACAACGTATATGTATTTCATAATCGggtatttttaatgatttatttgttatatggagcaaagaaaccagaaactgttcacatttaagaaggtgaaacaatcagaaatcctgttttaatcatgaaaaaagcttcaaacccgttaatccattatcaaaatagttgacgattcatttagtaattggttaataatataatctttttaaaaaagtacagcatgtcatttaacagaggataaGAGAacgaaacacacaaaaagggaaacaaaactTTATGAAGTTCACTACTCAGGGAGAACATTGAGCTtctaaaaactgaaaatgaagctgtaataataataataataataaaaaagaactgGAACTGCTGGATGTAAATGCGAGTGTTTAACCTGCTGGTCGACCACAGGTGTGCGATCTCTTCCGTTTGTGGCCTGGCAGATTTTCAGAGCAGAAGGCTGAGTGGAAGCTCGGTGTGTGATGTGGCCGACGTGGACACAAGGAGGTCTTTGTTGTGCTGCTTAAGTGACGCTCCGCCGTGATGAGACCCCGAGTACTGAACTGAACTTcactcataataataaatagaaacagGGGGTCTAAGCGTTGACGTCGCCCATGATGTAATATTTGGGATGTTGTGATTCAAACGACGTACCACATACTTCTATTATTGTTCTTCCAAAAAAGGGAAGGATGTTGGTTCTTGACATGACCTCTTCCTGGAAAGATTCACCACTTCACACGTGGGTCATCAGTGCTACACAAAGCCCTGCCCTCTTTAACTTTCCTCACAGCGTTATAATCcttattttatttgatgtatttAAGAAATAATATTCAATGTTTAATAATCATTGCAATGTTTATGAGTTTTATTATAGTGTGTGCTTTCACATCTATTATGTCATACGGcaaatgtcactttttccacTGGCGTCAGTAAACCCTCTTATTCAAACAGGGACGTCCCCTTTTGAGTTTAGCCACTGGTCACTTTTACTTGACTGTTATTTATGGgccttatttttgttttcacaatgaGAATTCTGATCTTATCATGTGGTAAGTTTTTATTTCAGGAAGTGATTCTAAAAACCAAACTGCTTCAACACAACATGTGTCAAACATTGTTGGACTTTTTGCTCTGTTGACAAAATTCCAAGTTTGTGCCGACACACTGAAAAAATCCCCACATGTCAAAAGACAGGGACAACATACTTATTACACTGCAGTTACATATAATAGCAGCAGTAGGGATGAGAAAGTGCtggatttctctgtttcttcACAACctggagaacaaagtgcataaagtctacgTATTGAACGTGGATCGAGCATCTCTTagcgtagctttctccaccattatcccggcGAGTGGAACTGGCCAGGAACTGTTAACTTTAGACCACCTCAATTTgttaattaaccctttaacgctgAGCGTACAGCAGACGGTACGTTTGCATTACCGCAATTACGCGGCGGTTTGTGCTGTCGGAAAAAAATCCCACTCATTTGTGCCATGATTTGAATTAATAATCTATTTTCCTAATTTATATAATGGACATCATGTTCCATTGAAGAAGGCCATAAACTGGCGATTCAGACCATTATTATCTTTGAAAATGAGTTATCAAGTCAGCGCTCTTTTCCCAGATCTTTCCCACACATTTCCAGTCAAAAGGCATTGTTTTTCTCCCCCTGGTGGTCACTTAATACACTCTGATTTCCTGATGAGCTTTAGTAGGCAAAGTACagctatatgtatatatatgctatattttatatacagtatataaaatcaatgattattgACGTTGTTACCACACCTTTGAGTCATTCTCTGTCATACTGATGCTTGTGTTCAGGTGTCACTGCGAGGATGGCCGAAGAAGAAGCAAAGGGAACCCTTGAACATGAACCATTACGCCAATAAGAAGAGTGCAGCAGAAAGCATGCTGGACGTGGCTCTACTGATGGCTAATGCCTCACAGCTGAAGGCTGTGCTGCAGCAAGGGCCTGATTTCAGCTTCTACGTGCCCCTCATTACTCTCATTACCATCTCGCTCGTCCTACAAATAGTGGTGGGTGTTATGCTCATCTTCATAGGTAAGTGTGAGAGTCATTTCCTAAACACATGAGATGTAGAGGTAGTCCAGCTAATACTGACCCACCCCAAACCACCTCAAGCATTTTTCCAAGTACCCTAATCTTAGCTTTTATTAAACGCCCAACAGGAAGATTTAAATGCCTGCCAAGTCGCCTCCACTCTCAGCTGCTACTCATTTAAAGTTGCTCTCCTCGCTCCTCACGATTTCAGCAGATTTCTACTGgattatctaatctaatctgagtCACGTATGTTGACCTACAGAGTAACTTCTGGACGTGCACTCAGGGTTGTTATTCGCCCTCTTTGCCACTTTGTTCTTTCAGGGAGCGTAATAGTAATGGGGAGGGAACCCAGCGGACCCAGCGCTGGTGTGGAACGTGGAggcaaaataaaagtgcaagCATTTTATGGGTGGTACTGGCATATTTAAAGtgattcaaacaaataaaaaggagCAGACGAGGTATAACCTGTCAAATATTAGCCCCATGATTGAAATCAAATGATTctgaggcaaaataaaaactttacatCACAAGGTAGGAGCTGCGATCACTTTATGGCAATTGCAAATGAGCATTTTATGGGTTGTACTGACATATTTAAAGtgattcaaacaaataaaaaggatcggatgaggtataatctgccagATTAGAGTGATTTTGAAGTAGAAAAATACATCGACTGACACTTTTAAGTCAAGTTAAAATATATATGATGTATGCTCACGTCATGATAAGTTCTTAAACTGTGACTTATCTCCaaatttcacagtttttttcatTAGATTGCctgtaggttgtgctgaaaaaggatataagacactctatattgcacattcctatagcctctgtatatactctATGCTTAGCCAAAATGCTCTgggttctaagggttaaaagcATATATCTGCTTTGAGCTTCTTTGAACTTAATCACACACCGACACATTGAACAGATTAGTGTCGACGCTAACCCCTCCCTGTTCACAGCACT from Solea senegalensis isolate Sse05_10M linkage group LG4, IFAPA_SoseM_1, whole genome shotgun sequence includes these protein-coding regions:
- the ninj1 gene encoding ninjurin-1 isoform X1, with the protein product MRCLNLGLFIKHFTINTQCLPPPARPSTFPTTYMTTNGALSDKMATDNLEMNSDADRNGEAEVSLRGWPKKKQREPLNMNHYANKKSAAESMLDVALLMANASQLKAVLQQGPDFSFYVPLITLITISLVLQIVVGVMLIFIVKWNLNDESMHYKLNILENLSTAFVFIIVVVNVFITAFGVQRPIDSN
- the ninj1 gene encoding ninjurin-1 isoform X2 is translated as MTTNGALSDKMATDNLEMNSDADRNGEAEVSLRGWPKKKQREPLNMNHYANKKSAAESMLDVALLMANASQLKAVLQQGPDFSFYVPLITLITISLVLQIVVGVMLIFIVKWNLNDESMHYKLNILENLSTAFVFIIVVVNVFITAFGVQRPIDSN